DNA sequence from the Candidatus Dormiibacterota bacterium genome:
GAGGACCGCGTCGAAGGCGCGGTCGGGGAGCACGGCGTGGAGCCCGATCATCACCCGTGCCCCCACCGTCACCACGTAGCGCGGTCGCGGCCGCGCCGCGGTCAGGGCACGCTCGATCACCCGCGCCACCGCCCCGGGGCCGGCGCCGAGCACCCGGCCCATCATCCCCGCATAGGCGCCGGCGGTGGTCGCGGCCACCGCGTCGGAGAAGCGGGCGTAGGGCCCGTCGCCCTCGGGCAGCGT
Encoded proteins:
- a CDS encoding short-chain dehydrogenase/reductase: EALSDALRFEVAGFGVGVVLIEPGLIRTSFGTTAVGSLATLPEGDGPYARFSDAVAATTAGAYAGMMGRVLGAGPGAVARVIERALTAARPRPRYVVTVGARVMIGLHAVLPDRAFDAVLARQFPRPGT